The nucleotide window GCATCGTCCCCAACGGAGCGCGCATCGAAAGGCTGATTCGCCATCCGATGAGCGTGCGGAGGTCAACCTCAGATCCAGACGTCGTTGTCTGCCGTTCGCTCATGGGTTTCCCCTGTGTTGATGACCCCGCGAGGTTCGATCAACAACACCTTTACTTCCTGTGCGGCCCAGGGTTTGTGTTCGACGCCTTTCTTGACGACGTACATCTCGCCAGGACCGATGGTCACCGCACCGTCGCGAAAATCGATACGAAGCTCGCCTTCCAGCACGATGAAGGTTTCATCGGTGTCGGCGTGGGAATGCCAGACGAAATCACCTTCGAGCCGGGCAACCTTGAACTGGTAGTCGTTCATTTCAGCCACGACCTTGGGAGCCCACTGATCCTGGAACAGGGCGTATTTCTGGGCAAAGTTGACAGGGGCATCATGGGTAGCCATCGCGCAATACTCGCTGTGGGACTTGGATGAGGCCGCAACAAGCTGCTCGACAGGCAGGGCCCGGCGAAGCAGCTGATGGGGCGGTAATGGCGCGACGCTGTGTCAGATTTCCTTCACTGGCGTCTCGCCCTGGACGTTCTTGATCAGCCCGATGACATGCAGGCAGTCAGCCTTGTTCACATAGGATTCGCCGCTGGCGATCGTTTCGTGGTTGCCCGCGCGCAGACGCCAGCGCCATTGGCCTTTGCCGCTGCTGTGGGTGCCTCGGGTCTGTCTGTAGATTTCAAAGTACATCGGTTCGCTCCCTGCGATTGACTCATTCAAGACATGTTTTTGAACATGTCGTCGGAAGCCTAGCCAAGCTGAAAGTTTTCGCTATCGGAAATACGTTTCCAATGGTTATGAAATATTGCCGATAATGACAGCGTTCGCTCGAACTGACTCGAACCGGGAGTAAAGGATGAACCGCAACGAATTGCGCAAGGCTGACATCAATCTGATGGTGGTTTTCGAAACGCTGATGCTTGAGCGCAATGTGACACGGGCGGCAGAAAAACTGTTCCTGGGACAGCCAGCCATCAGTTCGGCCCTCAACCGATTGCGTGCGCGGTTCAACGATCCGCTGTTCATTCGCGTCGGCCATCGCATGGAACCCACGGC belongs to Pseudomonas sp. B21-028 and includes:
- a CDS encoding cupin domain-containing protein; protein product: MATHDAPVNFAQKYALFQDQWAPKVVAEMNDYQFKVARLEGDFVWHSHADTDETFIVLEGELRIDFRDGAVTIGPGEMYVVKKGVEHKPWAAQEVKVLLIEPRGVINTGETHERTADNDVWI
- a CDS encoding DUF1508 domain-containing protein — protein: MYFEIYRQTRGTHSSGKGQWRWRLRAGNHETIASGESYVNKADCLHVIGLIKNVQGETPVKEI